One window of the Pseudomonas sp. S04 genome contains the following:
- the rloA gene encoding retropepsin-like aspartic peptidase RloA produces MRLKHLPLLLCLSCLPSLGYAGEKTVYGLNEYAQLSGIDLEVAAKLDTGAKTASLSARDIKRFKRNGESWVRFYLAIDAAHSHPIERPLARVSKIKRRAGDYDPEEGKKYTARPVIELDICMGSALRSIEVNLTDRSAFQYPLLIGSEALKRFDALVDPSLKYAAGKPACATDVHTAE; encoded by the coding sequence ATGAGACTCAAGCACCTCCCTTTATTGCTCTGCCTGTCCTGCCTGCCGAGCCTTGGCTACGCGGGTGAAAAGACCGTGTACGGCCTCAACGAATACGCCCAGCTGTCAGGCATCGACCTGGAAGTCGCGGCCAAACTCGACACCGGGGCCAAGACCGCCTCCCTCAGTGCCCGCGATATCAAGCGTTTCAAACGCAACGGCGAGTCCTGGGTGCGCTTCTACCTGGCTATCGACGCCGCCCACTCGCACCCGATCGAACGCCCGCTGGCCCGGGTCAGCAAGATCAAGCGGCGCGCCGGTGACTACGATCCCGAAGAGGGCAAGAAGTACACCGCACGTCCGGTAATCGAGCTGGATATCTGCATGGGATCGGCTTTGCGCAGCATAGAAGTGAACTTGACCGACCGAAGTGCATTCCAATACCCGCTCTTGATCGGCTCCGAAGCCCTGAAACGCTTTGATGCACTGGTCGACCCTAGCCTTAAATACGCTGCTGGCAAACCCGCCTGCGCCACCGACGTTCACACCGCAGAGTAA
- the prpB gene encoding methylisocitrate lyase: MSSNKSTPGQRFRDAVASEQPLQVVGAINANHALLAKRAGFKAIYLSGGGVAAGSLGVPDLGITGLDDVLTDVRRITDVCDLPLLVDVDTGFGSSAFNVARTVKSMIKFGAAAIHIEDQVGAKRCGHRPNKEIVTQQEMVDRIKAAVDARTDDSFVIMARTDALAVEGLESALDRAAACIEAGADMVFPEAITELEMYKLFASRVKAPILANITEFGATPLYTTEQLRAADVSLVLYPLSAFRAMNKAAENVYTAIRRDGTQQNVIDTMQTRMELYDRIDYHTFEQKLDALFAAKK; the protein is encoded by the coding sequence ATGAGTTCCAACAAGAGCACACCAGGCCAGCGTTTCCGTGATGCGGTTGCCAGCGAGCAGCCGTTGCAAGTGGTCGGCGCGATCAACGCCAACCACGCGCTGCTGGCCAAGCGCGCCGGTTTCAAGGCTATTTATCTGTCCGGTGGCGGGGTGGCTGCCGGCTCCCTCGGCGTGCCGGACCTGGGCATTACCGGGCTGGATGACGTGTTGACCGACGTCCGCCGGATCACCGACGTCTGCGACCTGCCGTTGCTGGTGGACGTCGACACCGGTTTTGGTTCCTCGGCCTTCAACGTGGCCCGCACCGTCAAGTCGATGATCAAGTTCGGCGCGGCGGCGATCCACATCGAGGACCAGGTCGGCGCCAAGCGTTGCGGCCACCGTCCTAATAAAGAAATCGTGACCCAGCAGGAAATGGTCGACCGCATCAAGGCGGCCGTGGATGCGCGCACCGATGACAGCTTCGTGATCATGGCCCGCACCGACGCCCTGGCAGTCGAAGGCCTGGAGTCGGCCCTGGATCGTGCCGCCGCCTGCATCGAAGCCGGTGCCGACATGGTGTTCCCGGAAGCCATCACCGAGCTGGAGATGTACAAGTTGTTCGCCAGCCGCGTGAAAGCGCCGATCCTGGCCAACATCACCGAATTCGGCGCCACGCCGCTGTACACCACCGAGCAACTGAGGGCGGCCGACGTGTCGCTGGTGCTGTACCCGCTGTCGGCGTTCCGCGCCATGAACAAGGCCGCCGAGAACGTCTACACCGCGATCCGTCGCGATGGCACGCAGCAGAACGTCATCGACACCATGCAGACGCGCATGGAGCTTTACGATCGCATCGACTACCACACCTTCGAGCAGAAGCTCGATGCGCTGTTCGCGGCAAAGAAATAA
- the pabB gene encoding aminodeoxychorismate synthase component I: MSTCSVYPLPYHANPAEYFAAIRHAPGSVLLDSGRPTAERGRYDLLSAWPLATLAVAPDESGAGFLQRLRSTLGQLGEATIPAPFELPFAGGLIGYLSYDFGRHLEALPHQAQDDLQLPDARFGLYAWALISDHLLGTSQLVFHPHVSAAERQRLREVFSQPSAANSATFSLKGPMQPDLSPEDYRQAFERIQHYIQAGDCYQVNFAQRFRAQCQGDAWTAYCALRAACPTPFSGFQSLPDGGAVLSLSPERFVKVSQRQVETRPIKGTRPRGRDAAEDAANAAELLASPKDRAENLMIVDLLRNDLGRTCRIGSVRVPELFSLESYPNVHHLVSSVTGELAADKDALDLIAGSFPGGSITGAPKIRAMQIIDELEPTRRGLYCGSLLYLDVRGQMDSSIAIRSLLVKDTQVCCWGGGGIVADSQWQAEYQESITKVKVLLETLQNL; the protein is encoded by the coding sequence ATGTCGACCTGTTCCGTATACCCGCTGCCCTATCACGCCAACCCCGCCGAGTATTTCGCGGCGATCCGTCATGCTCCCGGCAGCGTGCTGCTCGACAGTGGCCGGCCGACCGCCGAGCGCGGGCGATATGACCTGCTCAGCGCCTGGCCGCTGGCGACGCTGGCGGTCGCGCCGGATGAAAGCGGCGCAGGCTTCCTGCAACGCTTGCGCAGCACTCTCGGCCAATTGGGCGAAGCGACGATCCCGGCGCCTTTCGAACTGCCATTCGCTGGCGGCCTGATCGGCTACCTCAGCTACGATTTCGGCCGGCACCTCGAGGCCCTGCCCCACCAGGCGCAAGACGACCTGCAACTGCCCGATGCGCGCTTCGGCCTGTATGCCTGGGCGCTGATCAGCGACCACCTGCTGGGCACCAGCCAACTGGTGTTTCACCCCCACGTCAGCGCGGCCGAGCGCCAGCGCCTGCGCGAGGTGTTCAGCCAGCCATCTGCAGCCAACAGCGCGACCTTCAGCCTCAAAGGCCCCATGCAACCCGACCTCAGCCCCGAGGACTATCGGCAGGCATTCGAGCGCATCCAGCACTACATCCAGGCCGGTGACTGCTATCAGGTCAACTTTGCCCAACGCTTCCGCGCGCAGTGCCAAGGCGACGCCTGGACCGCTTATTGCGCACTGCGGGCAGCGTGCCCGACGCCGTTCTCGGGTTTCCAGAGCCTGCCCGACGGCGGTGCAGTACTCAGTCTGTCACCCGAGCGTTTCGTCAAAGTCAGCCAGCGCCAGGTGGAGACCCGCCCGATCAAAGGCACCCGCCCACGCGGACGCGATGCCGCCGAAGACGCGGCCAATGCCGCTGAACTGCTGGCCAGCCCCAAGGATCGCGCGGAAAACCTGATGATCGTCGACCTGTTGCGCAACGACCTGGGCCGCACCTGCCGCATCGGCTCGGTGCGCGTACCGGAATTGTTCAGCCTGGAAAGCTACCCCAACGTGCACCACCTGGTGAGCAGCGTCACCGGCGAGCTGGCAGCCGACAAGGACGCCCTGGACCTGATCGCCGGCAGTTTTCCTGGCGGTTCGATCACCGGCGCGCCGAAAATCCGCGCGATGCAGATCATCGACGAACTGGAACCCACCCGTCGCGGCTTGTACTGCGGCTCGTTGTTGTACCTGGACGTGCGCGGGCAAATGGACAGCTCGATCGCCATCCGCAGCCTGCTGGTCAAAGATACCCAAGTCTGCTGCTGGGGCGGCGGCGGAATCGTCGCCGACTCGCAGTGGCAGGCCGAGTATCAGGAGTCGATCACCAAGGTGAAGGTGCTGCTCGAAACCCTGCAGAACCTATAA
- a CDS encoding HAD-IA family hydrolase, with the protein MSAQLELGPIKAVIFDMDGLLLDTEGIYTEVTQIIAQRYGRTFDWSIKQNIIGRGAADLARYLVQALELPISAEEFLRVREPLMQERFPLALAMPGARELVEHLQANNIPIAVGTSSSSQSFAQKTTLHRDWFALFDTIVTADDPEVGAAKPAPDIFLTAARRLGVAPEDCLVFEDSPFGVTAAKAAGMTAVAVPDAAMADEKYAHADSILRSLKAFSLQAYGLPALETA; encoded by the coding sequence ATGAGTGCACAGCTGGAGTTGGGCCCGATCAAGGCCGTGATTTTTGATATGGATGGTCTGTTGCTGGATACCGAGGGCATTTACACCGAGGTCACGCAGATCATCGCGCAACGCTACGGCCGTACGTTCGACTGGAGCATCAAGCAGAACATCATTGGCCGTGGCGCCGCCGACCTGGCGCGTTATTTGGTGCAGGCGCTAGAGTTGCCCATCAGTGCCGAGGAGTTCCTGCGGGTTCGCGAACCCTTGATGCAGGAACGTTTTCCTCTTGCGCTGGCGATGCCAGGGGCGCGGGAGTTGGTTGAGCACTTGCAGGCCAACAATATTCCGATTGCCGTGGGCACCAGTTCTTCGAGTCAGTCCTTCGCGCAGAAAACCACCTTGCACCGTGACTGGTTCGCGCTGTTCGACACCATCGTCACCGCCGACGACCCTGAAGTCGGTGCCGCCAAGCCGGCCCCGGATATCTTCCTCACCGCCGCGCGCCGCCTGGGCGTAGCGCCTGAGGATTGCCTGGTGTTCGAGGATTCGCCATTTGGCGTCACTGCGGCGAAAGCGGCGGGGATGACCGCGGTAGCGGTGCCGGACGCGGCCATGGCTGACGAAAAGTATGCCCATGCCGACAGCATCTTGCGTTCGTTGAAGGCTTTTTCGCTGCAGGCCTATGGCTTGCCGGCACTTGAAACCGCCTGA
- a CDS encoding 3-oxoacyl-ACP reductase family protein: protein MTTQPLSGKVALIQGGSRGIGAAIVQRLAAEGAAVAFTYVSSTAKAKELQDSIIATGGKALAIQADSADAVAIRQAVNSTVQTFGRLDILVNNAGVLAIAALEDFKLEDFDQTLAINVRSVFIASQEAARHMGAGGRIINIGSTNADRMPFAGGGPYAMSKAALVGLTKGLARDLGPRGITINNVQPGPVDTDMNPAHGEFAESLIPLMAVGRYGTADEIASFVAYLAGPEAGYITGASLTIDGGFGA, encoded by the coding sequence ATGACCACTCAACCTCTCAGCGGCAAAGTAGCGCTGATCCAGGGCGGCTCCCGCGGTATCGGCGCGGCCATCGTCCAGCGCCTGGCCGCTGAAGGCGCCGCCGTTGCCTTTACCTACGTCAGCTCCACCGCCAAGGCAAAGGAGCTGCAGGACAGCATCATTGCCACAGGTGGCAAAGCCCTGGCGATCCAGGCCGACAGCGCCGATGCCGTGGCCATCCGCCAGGCGGTCAATAGCACCGTGCAAACCTTTGGGCGGCTGGACATCCTGGTCAACAACGCGGGCGTGCTGGCCATCGCTGCGTTGGAAGATTTCAAACTCGAAGACTTCGACCAGACGCTGGCTATCAATGTGCGCAGCGTGTTCATCGCCAGCCAGGAAGCCGCACGGCACATGGGCGCCGGCGGTCGCATCATCAACATCGGCAGCACCAACGCCGACCGCATGCCCTTCGCCGGTGGCGGCCCCTACGCCATGAGCAAGGCCGCACTGGTCGGCCTGACCAAGGGCCTGGCCCGCGACCTGGGTCCACGGGGCATCACCATCAACAACGTGCAACCCGGCCCGGTCGACACCGACATGAACCCGGCCCACGGCGAGTTCGCCGAAAGCCTGATCCCGCTGATGGCTGTGGGCCGTTATGGCACCGCTGACGAAATCGCCAGCTTCGTCGCCTACCTGGCAGGTCCTGAAGCTGGCTATATCACCGGGGCCAGCTTGACCATCGACGGTGGTTTTGGCGCCTGA
- a CDS encoding LysR family transcriptional regulator: METFSSIECFVRSAEVGSFAEAARRLSLTPAAVGKSVAKLEARLGVRLFQRSTRRLTLTEAGQLFLGEVSASLHTIQNAVANLASAEGRPAGTLKVSMGTVFGRLYIVPLLGEFLGRYPAINPDWHFDNRQVDLIGQGFDAAIGGGFELPQGVVARRLTPAHRVLVASPEYLARQPPVLEPDDLRHHDGILIRSPQTGRVRSWQLTSRQQQHSPLNLKVRMTLSDSEAACATATQGLGIALVSMPFALAYLQAGTLQRVLPDWYVDDGNISIYYAEHKLLPGKTRVFVDFIIEQFAQQQWAVRFSAV, encoded by the coding sequence ATGGAAACCTTCAGCAGTATCGAATGCTTCGTCCGTAGCGCCGAGGTCGGCAGCTTTGCCGAGGCTGCACGACGCTTGAGCCTGACCCCGGCGGCGGTGGGCAAGAGTGTCGCCAAGCTGGAGGCGCGCCTGGGTGTGCGGCTGTTTCAGCGCAGTACCCGGCGCCTGACGCTGACCGAGGCCGGTCAGTTGTTTCTCGGTGAGGTCAGCGCCAGCCTGCATACGATCCAGAATGCGGTGGCCAACCTGGCCAGCGCCGAAGGGCGTCCGGCCGGGACCCTCAAGGTCAGTATGGGCACGGTGTTCGGCCGGTTGTACATCGTGCCGTTGCTGGGGGAGTTCCTGGGGCGCTATCCGGCGATCAACCCGGATTGGCATTTCGATAACCGCCAGGTCGACCTGATCGGCCAGGGCTTCGACGCGGCGATCGGCGGCGGCTTCGAGCTGCCCCAGGGGGTGGTCGCCCGTCGACTGACCCCGGCCCATCGGGTGCTGGTGGCGTCCCCGGAGTACCTGGCACGCCAACCGCCGGTGCTCGAACCGGATGATCTGCGCCACCACGACGGCATCCTGATTCGCTCGCCGCAGACCGGTCGCGTACGTTCCTGGCAATTGACCAGTCGCCAGCAGCAACACAGCCCGCTGAACCTCAAGGTGCGGATGACCCTCAGTGACTCGGAAGCGGCCTGTGCCACGGCGACCCAGGGTCTGGGCATTGCGCTGGTGAGCATGCCGTTTGCGCTGGCTTATCTGCAGGCGGGAACGTTGCAGCGGGTGTTGCCGGACTGGTACGTCGATGATGGCAACATTTCCATCTACTACGCCGAGCACAAACTGCTACCGGGCAAGACCCGGGTGTTTGTCGATTTCATCATCGAGCAGTTTGCGCAGCAGCAGTGGGCTGTGCGATTCAGTGCGGTCTGA
- a CDS encoding alpha-L-glutamate ligase-like protein: MFGFWKTWKALEARGIMGINRRNADYVLKYNKRSLYPIVDDKIITKERAIKAGIHVPQMYGVISTEKEIDKLGEIIDGHSDFVIKPAQGAGGDGILVIADRFEGRYRTVSGKIISHEEIEHQISSILTGLYSLGGHRDRALIEYRVIPDQIFKSISYEGVPDIRIIVLMGYPVMAMLRLPTRQSGGKANLHQGAIGVGVDLATGLTLRGTWLNNIITKHPDTTNAVDGVQLPYWDGFMKLAAGCYELCGLGYIGVDMVLDQEKGPLILELNARPGLNIQIANDCGLTLRTHAVEARLEELKAQGISETVEERVRFVQDRFGHIPAVEG, encoded by the coding sequence ATGTTCGGTTTCTGGAAGACCTGGAAGGCCCTGGAGGCGCGGGGCATCATGGGCATAAACCGGCGTAACGCCGACTACGTGCTCAAGTACAACAAGCGCAGCCTGTACCCCATCGTCGATGACAAGATCATCACCAAGGAACGGGCAATCAAGGCCGGTATCCACGTGCCGCAAATGTACGGGGTGATCTCCACCGAGAAGGAAATCGACAAGCTCGGCGAGATCATCGACGGCCACAGCGACTTCGTCATCAAGCCGGCACAAGGTGCCGGCGGTGACGGCATCCTGGTGATCGCCGACCGTTTCGAAGGGCGCTATCGGACCGTCTCCGGGAAGATCATCAGCCATGAGGAAATCGAGCACCAGATTTCCAGCATCCTCACCGGCCTGTACTCCCTGGGCGGCCACCGCGACCGTGCACTGATCGAGTACCGGGTGATACCCGACCAGATCTTCAAGAGCATCAGCTATGAGGGCGTGCCGGACATCCGCATCATCGTGCTGATGGGCTACCCGGTGATGGCCATGCTGCGCTTGCCGACCCGTCAGTCCGGCGGCAAGGCCAACCTGCACCAGGGCGCCATCGGCGTTGGTGTCGACCTGGCTACCGGCCTGACGTTGCGCGGTACCTGGCTGAACAACATCATCACCAAACACCCGGACACCACCAACGCGGTGGACGGCGTGCAACTGCCCTACTGGGACGGTTTCATGAAGCTTGCCGCCGGTTGTTATGAACTGTGCGGCCTGGGCTACATCGGCGTCGACATGGTGCTGGACCAGGAAAAAGGCCCGCTGATCCTCGAACTCAACGCGCGTCCAGGGCTGAACATCCAGATTGCCAACGACTGCGGGCTGACGTTGCGCACCCACGCGGTGGAAGCGCGCCTGGAAGAGCTCAAGGCCCAGGGCATCAGCGAAACCGTGGAAGAGCGTGTGCGGTTTGTCCAGGACCGGTTCGGGCATATTCCTGCGGTCGAGGGCTGA
- the thrH gene encoding bifunctional phosphoserine phosphatase/homoserine phosphotransferase ThrH, whose protein sequence is MEIACLDLEGVLVPEIWIAFAEKTGIESLRATTRDIPDYDVLMQQRLRILDEHGLKLADIQEVIGTLKPLEGAIEFVNWLRERFQVVILSDTFYEFSQPLMRQLGFPTLLCHRLVTDETGRVTGYQLRQKDPKRQSVLAFKSLYYRVIAAGDSYNDTTMLGEADAGILFHAPDNVIREFPQFPAVHTFAELKQEFLKASNRELSL, encoded by the coding sequence GTGGAAATTGCCTGTCTCGACCTGGAAGGTGTCCTGGTCCCGGAAATCTGGATCGCCTTTGCCGAAAAAACCGGGATTGAATCCCTCAGGGCAACCACCCGGGATATTCCCGACTACGACGTGCTGATGCAGCAGCGCCTGCGCATCCTCGACGAGCACGGCCTGAAGCTGGCCGATATCCAGGAAGTGATCGGCACCCTCAAGCCGCTGGAGGGCGCTATCGAGTTCGTCAATTGGCTGCGTGAGCGCTTCCAGGTGGTGATCCTGTCCGACACTTTCTACGAATTTTCCCAGCCACTGATGCGTCAACTGGGCTTCCCGACCTTGCTCTGCCATCGCCTGGTCACCGACGAGACCGGTCGGGTCACCGGTTATCAGTTGCGCCAGAAAGACCCCAAGCGCCAGTCGGTCCTGGCCTTCAAGAGCCTGTACTACCGGGTGATCGCCGCGGGTGATTCGTACAACGACACCACCATGCTGGGCGAGGCTGATGCCGGGATTCTGTTCCATGCACCGGACAATGTGATCCGTGAGTTCCCGCAGTTTCCGGCGGTGCACACGTTTGCCGAGTTGAAGCAGGAATTTCTCAAGGCTTCGAACCGGGAGTTGAGCCTGTAA
- a CDS encoding type II toxin-antitoxin system RelE family toxin, whose translation MNEIYWTRKAVKQLLRIHSDQQRKIRDAVTLLERMPDVSNVKALGPHAYGYRLRVGNYRVLFEWDGAIQVISIQEVKKRDERTY comes from the coding sequence ATGAACGAAATCTACTGGACCCGCAAAGCCGTCAAGCAACTGCTGCGGATACACAGTGACCAGCAACGGAAAATACGCGACGCAGTCACGCTGCTCGAACGCATGCCCGATGTGAGCAACGTCAAAGCCCTGGGCCCTCATGCCTATGGCTATCGACTCAGGGTCGGCAACTACCGGGTGTTATTCGAGTGGGACGGCGCGATCCAGGTGATCAGCATTCAAGAGGTCAAAAAACGCGATGAACGCACCTACTGA
- a CDS encoding GntR family transcriptional regulator, which yields MLDQLDPPVLASDDSETLSENVFRRIQAAIVKGDIAPGSKISEPELARTYGISRGPLREAIHRLEGQRLLVRVPHVGARVVSLSHAELIELYEIRESLEGMACRLAAERMSSEDIDELRRVLETHERDEAFQAGVGYYQQEGDFDFHYRIIQGSGNRTLTQMLCGELYQLVRMYRIQFSATPNRPRQAFAEHHRILDAIADRDGELAELLMRRHIGASKRNIARHYQDGAHQTVTPRGES from the coding sequence ATGCTGGATCAACTCGATCCCCCGGTGCTGGCCTCGGACGATTCGGAAACCCTTTCCGAGAACGTCTTTCGCCGCATCCAGGCGGCCATCGTCAAAGGTGACATCGCCCCGGGCAGCAAAATCTCCGAGCCAGAGCTGGCGCGCACCTACGGCATTAGCCGCGGGCCGCTGCGCGAGGCCATCCACCGTCTCGAAGGCCAGCGCCTGCTGGTGCGCGTACCGCACGTCGGGGCCCGAGTGGTATCGCTGAGCCACGCCGAACTGATTGAACTCTATGAAATCCGCGAGTCGCTGGAAGGCATGGCCTGTCGCCTGGCCGCCGAGCGCATGAGCAGCGAAGACATCGACGAGCTGCGCCGGGTCCTGGAGACCCACGAGCGCGACGAGGCGTTCCAGGCAGGCGTGGGCTACTACCAGCAGGAAGGTGACTTCGACTTCCACTACCGGATCATCCAGGGCAGCGGCAACCGCACGCTGACCCAAATGCTTTGCGGCGAGTTGTATCAACTGGTGCGCATGTACCGCATCCAGTTTTCCGCCACTCCCAATCGGCCACGCCAGGCGTTTGCCGAACACCACCGAATTCTCGATGCCATCGCCGACCGTGACGGTGAATTGGCCGAGTTATTGATGCGTCGCCACATCGGCGCTTCAAAACGCAACATCGCCCGTCACTATCAGGACGGCGCCCACCAGACAGTCACTCCACGAGGTGAGTCATGA
- a CDS encoding helix-turn-helix domain-containing protein, whose protein sequence is MNAPTEIQIIKGPDGEPAFVVIPYQQYISQTGTAELIPHSVVSRIVDGATPIRAWREHLNLTQEEVARRLGISQPAFAQQEAVNKPRRATREKIATAFGIRADQLEL, encoded by the coding sequence ATGAACGCACCTACTGAGATTCAAATCATCAAGGGCCCGGACGGCGAGCCGGCCTTTGTGGTCATCCCCTATCAGCAGTACATCAGCCAAACTGGCACTGCCGAGCTGATTCCACACTCGGTGGTCAGCCGCATTGTCGACGGGGCCACCCCGATCCGCGCGTGGCGCGAGCACCTGAACCTGACCCAGGAAGAGGTGGCCAGGCGCCTGGGCATTTCCCAGCCGGCGTTTGCCCAACAGGAGGCGGTCAACAAACCACGCCGCGCCACCCGGGAAAAGATCGCCACGGCATTCGGCATCCGCGCCGATCAACTGGAGCTGTGA
- the rloB gene encoding osmotic stress tolerance membrane protein RloB, with translation MRALTLHLKLLIAILVVLGISVTAYQIFVLGIPVTEDATDDLWNIDAKVEFVASAKDPVKIQMFVPPLSRDYVSLNESFISNNYGVAVNRVDGNRKVTWSARRAKGNQTLYYRLVLTKRYTADKPKIKGPTFRDSIAIEGPEKIAAEALLAPIRQHSADVETFISEAIKRVNNSNDDNAKMLLAGDPAPAHKAKIVELLLSIAHVPVEKVHTIRLVADQPQTPELWLRSFNGTDWLYFNPETGEQGLPSDRLLWWTGDDNLITVDGGKKATVTFSLNNSEMNAIRLAKLTDENTDANFLEYSLYGLPLQTQQTFMIMVMIPIGVLVILILRNLIGLQTLGTFTPVLIALAFRETQLGFGIVLFTVITALGLSLRSYLEHLKLQMLPRLSVVLTFVVVLIAAISLFSHKLGLERGLSVALFPMVILTMTIERLSITWEERGGGHAMKVAIGTLFAASLAHLIMSVPELVYFVFTFPAILLILVGYMLAMGRYRGYRLTELVRFKAFLKADS, from the coding sequence ATGCGCGCTCTTACCCTTCATCTGAAACTGCTGATCGCCATCCTGGTGGTGCTGGGCATTTCAGTTACGGCCTATCAGATTTTCGTGCTGGGCATCCCGGTGACCGAAGACGCCACCGACGACCTGTGGAACATCGACGCCAAGGTCGAGTTTGTCGCCAGCGCCAAGGACCCGGTAAAGATCCAGATGTTCGTGCCGCCCTTGAGCCGCGACTATGTCAGCCTCAATGAAAGCTTCATCTCCAACAACTATGGGGTGGCGGTCAACCGCGTCGACGGCAACCGCAAGGTCACCTGGTCGGCACGCCGCGCCAAGGGCAACCAGACCCTGTACTACCGCCTGGTGCTGACCAAGCGTTACACCGCCGATAAACCAAAGATCAAGGGCCCGACCTTCCGCGACAGCATCGCCATCGAAGGTCCGGAGAAGATCGCCGCCGAAGCCCTGCTCGCGCCGATCCGCCAGCACTCGGCCGACGTCGAGACCTTCATCAGTGAAGCGATCAAGCGGGTCAACAACAGCAACGACGACAACGCCAAGATGCTCCTGGCGGGCGACCCGGCGCCGGCGCACAAGGCCAAGATCGTCGAGCTGCTGCTGTCCATCGCCCACGTGCCGGTGGAAAAGGTCCACACCATTCGCCTGGTGGCCGACCAGCCCCAGACCCCGGAACTCTGGCTGCGCAGCTTCAACGGTACCGACTGGCTGTACTTCAACCCCGAGACTGGCGAACAGGGCCTGCCAAGCGACCGCCTGCTGTGGTGGACCGGCGATGACAACCTGATCACCGTCGATGGCGGCAAGAAAGCCACCGTGACCTTCAGCCTGAACAACAGCGAAATGAACGCCATTCGCCTGGCCAAGCTGACCGACGAGAACACCGACGCCAACTTCCTCGAGTACTCGTTGTACGGCTTGCCCCTGCAAACCCAGCAAACCTTCATGATCATGGTCATGATCCCGATCGGCGTGCTGGTGATCCTGATCCTGCGCAACCTGATCGGCCTGCAGACCCTGGGCACCTTCACCCCGGTGCTGATCGCCCTGGCCTTTCGCGAGACCCAACTGGGCTTCGGGATCGTGCTGTTTACCGTGATTACCGCCCTGGGCCTGTCACTACGCTCCTACCTTGAGCACCTGAAGCTGCAGATGCTGCCGCGCCTATCGGTGGTGCTGACGTTCGTGGTGGTGCTGATTGCCGCCATCAGCCTGTTCAGCCACAAGCTGGGCCTGGAACGCGGCCTGTCGGTGGCGCTGTTCCCGATGGTGATCCTGACCATGACCATCGAACGCCTGTCGATTACCTGGGAAGAACGTGGCGGTGGCCATGCCATGAAAGTGGCGATCGGCACCCTGTTCGCCGCCTCCCTGGCGCACCTGATCATGAGCGTGCCTGAGCTGGTGTACTTCGTCTTCACCTTCCCGGCGATCCTGCTGATCCTGGTGGGCTACATGCTGGCCATGGGGCGTTATCGCGGCTACCGCCTGACCGAGCTGGTGCGTTTCAAAGCCTTCCTCAAGGCTGACTCGTAA
- a CDS encoding phosphoadenylyl-sulfate reductase: MSPSFDVAELAATYANKSAQDILKLAFAEFGDDLWISFSGAEDVVLVDMAWKLNKNVKVFSLDTGRLHPETYRFIDQVREHYNIQIELVSPDHSKLEPFVKEKGLFSFYKDGHGECCGIRKIEPLRRKLSSVRAWATGQRRDQSPGTRSQVAVLEIDSAFSTAERPLYKFNPLAQMSSEEIWGYIRMLELPYNSLHERGFISIGCEPCTRPVLPNQHEREGRWWWEEATQKECGLHAGNIIKKA, from the coding sequence ATGAGCCCATCGTTCGACGTCGCTGAACTCGCCGCGACCTATGCCAACAAATCCGCCCAGGACATTCTCAAACTGGCCTTTGCCGAGTTCGGGGACGACCTGTGGATCTCCTTCAGCGGCGCCGAGGATGTGGTGCTGGTGGACATGGCCTGGAAGCTCAATAAAAACGTCAAGGTCTTCAGCCTCGACACCGGGCGCCTGCACCCGGAGACCTATCGTTTCATCGATCAGGTGCGCGAGCACTACAACATCCAGATCGAACTGGTGTCGCCGGACCACAGCAAGCTGGAACCGTTCGTCAAGGAAAAAGGCTTGTTCAGCTTCTACAAGGACGGTCACGGCGAATGCTGTGGCATCCGCAAGATCGAACCGCTGCGCCGCAAGCTCTCCAGCGTGCGCGCCTGGGCCACCGGCCAACGCCGCGACCAGAGCCCGGGAACCCGCAGCCAGGTGGCCGTGCTGGAAATCGACAGCGCGTTCTCCACCGCCGAGCGCCCGCTGTACAAGTTCAACCCGCTGGCGCAAATGAGCAGCGAAGAGATCTGGGGCTACATCCGCATGCTGGAGCTGCCCTACAACAGCCTGCACGAGCGCGGCTTCATCAGCATCGGCTGCGAACCCTGCACCCGCCCGGTGCTGCCGAACCAGCACGAGCGCGAAGGTCGCTGGTGGTGGGAAGAGGCCACCCAGAAAGAATGCGGCCTGCACGCCGGCAACATCATCAAGAAAGCCTGA